One stretch of Kogia breviceps isolate mKogBre1 chromosome 18, mKogBre1 haplotype 1, whole genome shotgun sequence DNA includes these proteins:
- the C18H16orf95 gene encoding uncharacterized protein C16orf95 homolog isoform X2 has translation MSFVTPSLRLKVAAGTSGSPRVSIRSVSAHSPRARHDRERSTFQTFGEEVCPIDRSMCPVPSSVHREPICCECQAKFGGRLPVPRAEALLPYWVPLSLRPQKQIQKMVRFYVPQTTKACLCPCHHFGGRLPMPRDQAVMMPYWVPQVLRSHKKVVKRQQSFKGIPEVPLDVCSGYNRWRICDGEGRHLLKWQQLQALHQAEPGSLGQPASLQASLLPLSLSRLTLLQALLSVIEAVRFIFLSVFAISMSNLVGLPGSHSGKSKERNLSVDGLC, from the exons ATGAGCTTCGTCACCCCCTCACTACGACTTAAAGTCGCGGCGGGCACTTCCGGGAGCCCTCGGGTGTCCATTCGGTCTGTCAGCGCGCACTCACCTCGAGCGCGTCATGATAG GGAAAGAAGCACATTTCAGACTTTTGGGGAAGAAGTGTGTCCCATAGATCGTTCG ATGTGTCCTGTCCCCAGCTCTGTTCACCGAGAGCCTATCTGCTGTGAGTGCCAGGCCAAATTTGGGGGCCGCCTGCCGGTGCCCAGGGCTGAGGCACTGCTGCCTTACTGGGTCCCTCTGTCCTTGAGACCCCAAAAGCAG ATCCAAAAGATGGTCCGGTTTTATGTCCCCCAAACCACCAAGGCATGCCTCTGCCCATGCCACCACTTTGGGGGCCGCCTCCCGATGCCTAGGGATCAGGCCGTGATGATGCCCTACTGGGTGCCCCAGGTCCTGAGGTCTCACAAGAAG GTGGTGAAAAGGCAGCAGAGTTTTAAAGGCATCCCAG AAGTCCCCCTGGACGTGTGCTCTGGGTACAACCGCTGGCGAATCTGTGATGGTGAAGGGCGCCATCTGCTCAAGTGGCAGCAGCTCCAGGCCCTTCACCAGGCTGAGCCGGGGTCCCTGGGGCAGCCAGCAAGCCTCcaggcctccctcctgcccctcagCCTCAGCCGCCTGACCCTCCTCCAGGCCCTACTGAGTGTCATCGAGGCCGTCCG tttcatcttTCTGTCTGTGTTTGCCATCTCAATGTCAAATTTAGTTGGACTCCCTGGTTCCCACTCTGGGAagagcaaagaaagaaacttgtCTGTAGATGGTCTGTGTTAA
- the C18H16orf95 gene encoding uncharacterized protein C16orf95 homolog isoform X1 yields MSVVLNSTVFKPPGCLRNTHSLKSQFEPDSASDMRGARLNLNVRKTTSTTSTSRVLRGTHSYQDAPRYPESALGRHRDPAASGGGSHLFLSFQGTETPAGAPRRPVHRKWERSTFQTFGEEVCPIDRSMCPVPSSVHREPICCECQAKFGGRLPVPRAEALLPYWVPLSLRPQKQIQKMVRFYVPQTTKACLCPCHHFGGRLPMPRDQAVMMPYWVPQVLRSHKKVVKRQQSFKGIPEVPLDVCSGYNRWRICDGEGRHLLKWQQLQALHQAEPGSLGQPASLQASLLPLSLSRLTLLQALLSVIEAVRFIFLSVFAISMSNLVGLPGSHSGKSKERNLSVDGLC; encoded by the exons ATGTCAGTTGTTTTGAATTCCACGGTCTTCAAACCCCCAGGCTGCTTAAGAAACACACATTCTCTAAAGTCACAATTTGAGCCCGATTCAGCCAGTGACATGCGGGGCGCCCGGTTAAATCTGAACGTCAGAAAAACAACTTCAACTACAAGTACGTCCCGGGTCCTGCGTGGGACACACTCCTACCAAGATGCTCCCCGATATCCAGAATCGGCCCTGGGCCGGCACCGCGACCCTGCGGCCTCAGGGGGCGGGTCccacctctttctctccttccagggGACAGAGACCCCGGCTGGTGCACCCCGCAGGCCCGTCCATCGGAAATG GGAAAGAAGCACATTTCAGACTTTTGGGGAAGAAGTGTGTCCCATAGATCGTTCG ATGTGTCCTGTCCCCAGCTCTGTTCACCGAGAGCCTATCTGCTGTGAGTGCCAGGCCAAATTTGGGGGCCGCCTGCCGGTGCCCAGGGCTGAGGCACTGCTGCCTTACTGGGTCCCTCTGTCCTTGAGACCCCAAAAGCAG ATCCAAAAGATGGTCCGGTTTTATGTCCCCCAAACCACCAAGGCATGCCTCTGCCCATGCCACCACTTTGGGGGCCGCCTCCCGATGCCTAGGGATCAGGCCGTGATGATGCCCTACTGGGTGCCCCAGGTCCTGAGGTCTCACAAGAAG GTGGTGAAAAGGCAGCAGAGTTTTAAAGGCATCCCAG AAGTCCCCCTGGACGTGTGCTCTGGGTACAACCGCTGGCGAATCTGTGATGGTGAAGGGCGCCATCTGCTCAAGTGGCAGCAGCTCCAGGCCCTTCACCAGGCTGAGCCGGGGTCCCTGGGGCAGCCAGCAAGCCTCcaggcctccctcctgcccctcagCCTCAGCCGCCTGACCCTCCTCCAGGCCCTACTGAGTGTCATCGAGGCCGTCCG tttcatcttTCTGTCTGTGTTTGCCATCTCAATGTCAAATTTAGTTGGACTCCCTGGTTCCCACTCTGGGAagagcaaagaaagaaacttgtCTGTAGATGGTCTGTGTTAA
- the C18H16orf95 gene encoding uncharacterized protein C16orf95 homolog isoform X4, with amino-acid sequence MSVVLNSTVFKPPGCLRNTHSLKSQFEPDSASDMRGARLNLNVRKTTSTTSTSRVLRGTHSYQDAPRYPESALGRHRDPAASGGGSHLFLSFQGTETPAGAPRRPVHRKWERSTFQTFGEEVCPIDRSMCPVPSSVHREPICCECQAKFGGRLPVPRAEALLPYWVPLSLRPQKQIQKMVRFYVPQTTKACLCPCHHFGGRLPMPRDQAVMMPYWVPQVLRSHKKVVKRQQSFKGIPVSSFCLCLPSQCQI; translated from the exons ATGTCAGTTGTTTTGAATTCCACGGTCTTCAAACCCCCAGGCTGCTTAAGAAACACACATTCTCTAAAGTCACAATTTGAGCCCGATTCAGCCAGTGACATGCGGGGCGCCCGGTTAAATCTGAACGTCAGAAAAACAACTTCAACTACAAGTACGTCCCGGGTCCTGCGTGGGACACACTCCTACCAAGATGCTCCCCGATATCCAGAATCGGCCCTGGGCCGGCACCGCGACCCTGCGGCCTCAGGGGGCGGGTCccacctctttctctccttccagggGACAGAGACCCCGGCTGGTGCACCCCGCAGGCCCGTCCATCGGAAATG GGAAAGAAGCACATTTCAGACTTTTGGGGAAGAAGTGTGTCCCATAGATCGTTCG ATGTGTCCTGTCCCCAGCTCTGTTCACCGAGAGCCTATCTGCTGTGAGTGCCAGGCCAAATTTGGGGGCCGCCTGCCGGTGCCCAGGGCTGAGGCACTGCTGCCTTACTGGGTCCCTCTGTCCTTGAGACCCCAAAAGCAG ATCCAAAAGATGGTCCGGTTTTATGTCCCCCAAACCACCAAGGCATGCCTCTGCCCATGCCACCACTTTGGGGGCCGCCTCCCGATGCCTAGGGATCAGGCCGTGATGATGCCCTACTGGGTGCCCCAGGTCCTGAGGTCTCACAAGAAG GTGGTGAAAAGGCAGCAGAGTTTTAAAGGCATCCCAG tttcatcttTCTGTCTGTGTTTGCCATCTCAATGTCAAATTTAG
- the C18H16orf95 gene encoding uncharacterized protein C16orf95 homolog isoform X3 — MSVVLNSTVFKPPGCLRNTHSLKSQFEPDSASDMRGARLNLNVRKTTSTTSTSRVLRGTHSYQDAPRYPESALGRHRDPAASGGGSHLFLSFQGTETPAGAPRRPVHRKWERSTFQTFGEEVCPIDRSMCPVPSSVHREPICCECQAKFGGRLPVPRAEALLPYWVPLSLRPQKQIQKMVRFYVPQTTKACLCPCHHFGGRLPMPRDQAVMMPYWVPQVLRSHKKVVKRQQSFKGIPGNSLLTCLIPSLSPRKAGVS, encoded by the exons ATGTCAGTTGTTTTGAATTCCACGGTCTTCAAACCCCCAGGCTGCTTAAGAAACACACATTCTCTAAAGTCACAATTTGAGCCCGATTCAGCCAGTGACATGCGGGGCGCCCGGTTAAATCTGAACGTCAGAAAAACAACTTCAACTACAAGTACGTCCCGGGTCCTGCGTGGGACACACTCCTACCAAGATGCTCCCCGATATCCAGAATCGGCCCTGGGCCGGCACCGCGACCCTGCGGCCTCAGGGGGCGGGTCccacctctttctctccttccagggGACAGAGACCCCGGCTGGTGCACCCCGCAGGCCCGTCCATCGGAAATG GGAAAGAAGCACATTTCAGACTTTTGGGGAAGAAGTGTGTCCCATAGATCGTTCG ATGTGTCCTGTCCCCAGCTCTGTTCACCGAGAGCCTATCTGCTGTGAGTGCCAGGCCAAATTTGGGGGCCGCCTGCCGGTGCCCAGGGCTGAGGCACTGCTGCCTTACTGGGTCCCTCTGTCCTTGAGACCCCAAAAGCAG ATCCAAAAGATGGTCCGGTTTTATGTCCCCCAAACCACCAAGGCATGCCTCTGCCCATGCCACCACTTTGGGGGCCGCCTCCCGATGCCTAGGGATCAGGCCGTGATGATGCCCTACTGGGTGCCCCAGGTCCTGAGGTCTCACAAGAAG GTGGTGAAAAGGCAGCAGAGTTTTAAAGGCATCCCAGGTAACTCATTGCTCACGTGTCTcatcccttccctgtccccaaggAAGGCGGGGGTCTCATGA
- the C18H16orf95 gene encoding uncharacterized protein C16orf95 homolog isoform X5: MRPESPGDCHLVENHWGTETPAGAPRRPVHRKWERSTFQTFGEEVCPIDRSMCPVPSSVHREPICCECQAKFGGRLPVPRAEALLPYWVPLSLRPQKQIQKMVRFYVPQTTKACLCPCHHFGGRLPMPRDQAVMMPYWVPQVLRSHKKVVKRQQSFKGIPGNSLLTCLIPSLSPRKAGVS; the protein is encoded by the exons ggGACAGAGACCCCGGCTGGTGCACCCCGCAGGCCCGTCCATCGGAAATG GGAAAGAAGCACATTTCAGACTTTTGGGGAAGAAGTGTGTCCCATAGATCGTTCG ATGTGTCCTGTCCCCAGCTCTGTTCACCGAGAGCCTATCTGCTGTGAGTGCCAGGCCAAATTTGGGGGCCGCCTGCCGGTGCCCAGGGCTGAGGCACTGCTGCCTTACTGGGTCCCTCTGTCCTTGAGACCCCAAAAGCAG ATCCAAAAGATGGTCCGGTTTTATGTCCCCCAAACCACCAAGGCATGCCTCTGCCCATGCCACCACTTTGGGGGCCGCCTCCCGATGCCTAGGGATCAGGCCGTGATGATGCCCTACTGGGTGCCCCAGGTCCTGAGGTCTCACAAGAAG GTGGTGAAAAGGCAGCAGAGTTTTAAAGGCATCCCAGGTAACTCATTGCTCACGTGTCTcatcccttccctgtccccaaggAAGGCGGGGGTCTCATGA